The stretch of DNA tttGCAAGAGTATCTTCTTTATAcccaaaatttttataaaagaaattataacaatataaaagagattaaaatgATACTCttttcgttttaaaatataaaatattttagttttgaataaaatcacgtagattaaaaaataactactTTAACATAGTTCCAccaattataaataagactatataatataaaatattaaattaatttaatatctatttttagaagttgcataaaatttttaaaacatctctatatattatgaaacaaaataatttttctaaaatattctatattataaaatggaAAGAGTATATACGTAATTTGTCAAACTCAGGAAAAATAGATGTATTTTTGtgctaaatatgtaaataatttattagaaaaaaataattaaatttgcaGTCGGAAATTGTAGACCTCcaccaacaacaaaagaatGTTGAAATAAACATCTCACGTCTAATGTGTTGGAAAAATAAGGGTGCAAGTCCCATGACAGTCCATACTTCATTCTTCATCAtcgatgatgtttttgtaaacaaaaaaaaaaccagaattatttattgagatttttGTGGCCGGTGATATCCTGAGATTCTATGTTATTGATTTTCTTATAAAccccaaacaacaaaacattgcTACGGAAACATGTCTCTTTTGTTTGGAAGTAATATGCTGTAATCTATATCAACAAAGCTAGCCCCCTTAGCAAATATCCATATACGTAAACAAGtagagaaaataattttctaacgTGATGTATTAAAATGGGAAAAAATATCGACGAGGATGGGTCAGTgcgaacaaaaacaaagaattaaGAGAGcgacaaaaacaagaaagaaaaaaaataagataaatttgGAGAGAATAGAGATAAAGAGATCATAAGGAATAGAAAACATGTTTGGTGCCTTTTGGGATCACATCAATCTTGACCACAATCTACAATATAGGCAATGGTCGACGCCCAAATTTTAgccaatcatatatattatttatacttGGTATGATATTTACAAGATAAGATAAGAAGATATCATTAATCCAACACAATAAACTTAACTAAACCGTAGTTTGATGgttttaatatgaaattttagaGATACTTTGGTCAAATCAGAAAATGAGTTATACTTTAAAGATATTTAGAGGTTTCCTAGTGACGTTATCTACGTATATCATTTCGGAaattaatccaaaattttactgatatttttttgtcttttcatgcGAGCTAGTGGAGTATATATGCCACTTTAAACTCAGCTTTATGTGAATTCGAACTCACCCACGTCGAAAACGACATGGAAGATTAAAAATATTGGTCAAAATCAACTACTGTCTTTAGATTGACATCTCCATTTTAGCTGACATATATTACTTTTAACTCCATATTTGCTTAAGGAAAAatgactaaaaatataaattcgaCAAAACATGTAACCTAATGCCATGAACAATGTTAAAAGGTCAGCgaatttttcgtttttaaagaaaataaaacaatattaaagaaagacaaaaacaaaaagaatcacATAACAACAGCAAAGCTATGATACGCAACATATATTCTCTATATTAGAGATTGTGTAGATAACGAAAAAAAGTACAATACAAAGTGACTAAATATAACCtttattttaggaatatatGGTCCCAAATAACACAGTAACTCActgttcttctctgtttttcacTTGTTTTATTCCTTGTTTTTAgacttttatataattttccatATCCAaagtggacaaaaaaaaaacacaatatccATTTTGAAGTAAATAAATTCGAATGTTTAGTTTTGGTTACATTAGAAGTAATGATGAATTAACGAAATTGGTAATGGTTATTGGATACGGAGAAGAAAGTGTTCAGAAATCGAAACTCAATTATTGAAACATTTCTTCTCTCAATTAAAcaatagtttttattattattatttgtatgtttttatttgatcaacgacaaatttcattaaataatagattttgtgGTCAGATTTAAAACCCCATACAAACGAGAACAGAACCAAACTTGGACAgtaaagaaaaatctaaaatataatataaagtaaTGAGATCAGATAATAAAAGTACCTGTGAGAGAGGTTTGGCTCTGTGACTCTGAAGAGATGACGAAACCGaagaataagagaagaagacgacgagaaCAGAAACACGAAAGAGCGAAGGCACTTACTGCTTCTTTGGGTGTCTTGTGAAATGAATGTGAatgtgagcttttttttttttggaaggtcgagaaaaaaaaacaaatctctttcTTGCTCTGACCCCTATTGCTTCTCCATTTTATATTGTGTTTACGTTCACATgttattaatttcatatatacatttttatttttattatatatctcATAGATTTCTTTACAATGTACACGTTTCTGCCACGTGTTTCTTCTAAGAaagctttcatctttttttttaatttcattctcaaaaagtaaaagtattttttttcaatcgACCTCGAAGTTTCTTACCCTTTCATAGGACCCGGTCCTTTTCATACAGGATGGTAATTGTAATgcattattattgttttgtttggctctaatttttatttttattgttggtGTAGATTGTAGAAgacaaatttttataaatatcgAAAACGATATATGATGGAAAATGTTTTACGAATATTAGCttctatttttgtattatttaacaTCACcgaagatatgtttttttttctttcttttatcttctaaTTTAGGTGCATTATATTGTTGTGGGTATAATTTGTTTAggataaaaaaaagtcaaaattagGTTTCCCATTTCTAGATCCGTCCAACCAACAAGAAATATGGGTTcagctattattattattaggggaatataaacataaactttaaagaaaatataaggaaagaagaaaatgatgaaggTGTACTCCAATTAGCAGTACCATAAACCTGTTTAAGTAGAAAGATTTGGTAAATGATGACAAAATAGTTAAGAGGATTACAAAAGATTACCAACTAGTCAACTACACCTTTACactattctttgtttttaacgTCAAAAAAGTTGGACTCATAACTTTTTTCCTCGTGAGTGACAGACAACTGGTAAAACAGAAATTTCAAAGGTAAAATAGTGTGTTACTAAACGCCATTCACATCACTTGTTTAACAGGCGACGAAACAAACCGGTGGCAGATGGAGACATTTTCGCCTGTTGGACCTCCGGTTTTTGTAACCACAACAGCTTTTATGGTACATGTTACCACATGTCATTTGACGTCAACCCTCAAAAAAATAAGTCCAAATATTGATTCGTTGTTCAATGTTGTCGTGTCCAATGTTCATTTGATATGTGATTAATATAAACTTTAAGACCATAGTTGAACTCGTTATTACCGGAAGAGGAGATGATCGACATATAAACTACTATTAATTAAGGAGGAGACTTGTCTTACCTCATACATActccatttttaaaacttatctCTACAGCGATGATTACGCCCTCGTTCATAATTTCACATACCTATCACCGaattataaaaactaatatCATAGTTTAACGCAAAACGTAAAGTTACACACTTACACTTATATTGGTATTTTCTTATTGGTAAGAGACCAAGATAGTGGTAACATTTTGAAACGTTTATCAAACTTGTCGATCGCCCAACATAAACTTGCATCTTATGTCAACCACAAAACGTTTGTTTAGCCGAATCTAAGCATCTATTAAATCAGTGTACTACGAGGGAACAATATTAAATTCGGATGCTAATCAGCAATCACTAAATTattggtttgaattttttatatatagtttcattttattttttaaagatacgATTGACAATGACTCACTGGTTAGTTAAACATTGAGTAcgcataattaattatttcatttCTGATAGGTGGCGAACGGCGATTAATCATAATACTCAATCGGTGAGTTTTTATTTGTATAGAGCTTTCATGATAGTCACAATTATGTAAATTAAATCGACGTTATTATTTTGCGTTCTGATGGGTTGTCGTCAGGTTAGAACTTTGATCATCATAAACAAAGTACTAGTATATATGAAGCATCATCTCATCcccacttttttttaataatgggGATTTGAAATTATGCAGTTTGTCTAATCGCTGTCTAGTGTTTATTAGTTTTCACTATGATCCAAATCCAAAtgtatatatgaacaaaacttctttttcatttaatttttaaaaaaaactttctaaaattttgtatatattgaaattgaatgcgaatatattgtttttattggCCGACGCAAATGATGTGTAAGACATAGAGTAATTTCCTCGTACAGTATTaagttttattcatttcaaTAGGATATTTACCATTAGGTGTTTTTAGTTGTGTATATCACTATATCAGTACATAAAACaggagtgttttttttttttttaacatctaacaAACTTTATTAATATGAACTAGAAGTATACATAATTATCAATGAGATTACAATTACAACCAATAGTTtgaatcacaaagaaacaaaaagcaaataCTTAATCATTTTCGTCATTGTCGTCAATCTGATGTGATTATTATGTTTGGGAatcattttcttgttgttgatgaataCCAGTAAAGCATTCGAAACTCATAACTCATACGTAGCGATCCATCCAAACAGGAGTGTTCATATACAATTTTGATTcgagttttcaaattttttttttaaagctttattATGTAAAGCAaaccttattattattttatttgtttcgcAGATATTATCATTtgacatattttacataaattatatcTATACATGTACATTTTTGTTCGATAAATAATTCAATAGATGATaatgttttaaatcaaaaaagTAGTTTTAAGGATAAActataaatatgatttaaaatatcatattggaAATAAATATGGATTATTTGTTATGATTTTCGTTATTATTCCAATTTgaatatcaatcaaaatatgtttttatgatAAATATATCCGGTTaggtttgttttgtgtgtttggttaGAATTAGAATATGGTTTCTTTAGATATTAAGTCATATAACCAAGAGTGTTTCATTAAGGTGTTCATCAAATATAGTATACCACCAACTTTAGATTAATACAGTCTAGAGACGTCGTTATGCATTAAATCGTATCGCCGACCACATTATTTAAAacgttattattaataaataacatgaGTTTAATAAATGCGACGGTCCATTTAGGAACGACGGGTCCATTATTATTTGACATATAACCACACAATTTAATTAGGTCCATTATCATATGTTTGGGCTTCTTTCTTAGCTGTCGCCTGAGTGGGTTTCATTGTCACATTTAAAACTTCGTATCCCAAATTGATAAATTTCCATAAGAAAGAGGACAATTTTGATAAAACTGgagaaatgaaaaagataaaaagaaccgtttgaagataagagaagagaaagaaaaaaaaaatgcaaacgcTTCTCAGTCAGCCATGTAAGTCTCTTCTTCCTATACTCACTGCTTCGTCGTCGATTCGTAGCTCCGGTGGTGATGTGAGAGAATGTATCAATTTTAAAGCATCGGAGAAAGCTTCGCAGTTTCGATTTtgcgaaaccctaatccctttTCGGTTTCGTAGTTTCGCAATTTGTCGAGATTTCGCTGTTCGTGGAGCTTATGGGATTAGATTCTGCTCACGAGACGGTGTTGAAAACGGAGGAATCGTtgctgaggaagaggaggagctTGAGTTATTGAACAAACCGAGTCCTGTATCGAAATCAGAGAATGAGAAGGAGAATGGTAAAGCAGACGATGACGAGATTCTGAAGCCGTTTTTGAAATTCTTCAAAccggaagaaggagaaggagatgagTCGGAAGAAGTAtccgaggaagaggaggagactGGTAGAGTCAGTGTAGAGTATTACGAACCTAAACAAGGTGATTTTGTGGTTGGTGTTGTGGTTTCAGGTAATGAGAATAAGCTTGATGTGAGTATAGGTGCTGATATGTTGGGAACTATGTTGACGAAAGAGATACTTCCTTTGTATGATAAAGAGTTGGATTACTTGTTGTGTGATTTGAAGTATGATGCTGAAGAGTTTTTGGTTAATGGGAAAATGGGGATTGTTaaggatggtgatgatgatggtggtgttGAGATTGCGGAATTTGCTAAGCAAGGTAGACCGGTTGTGGAGATTGGGACTTTTGTTTTCGCTGAGGTTTTAGGGAGGACGTTGAGTGGGAGACCTTTGCTTTCTTCTAGACGTTATTTTCGGAGGATAGCTTGGCATCGTGTGAGGCAGGTTCTTTTCTTGTTCcttgaattttttgtttcattgtatGGATTCAAAgactgtttttttggttttgaagtgttttgtattgttttacaTGTTGAGGTAATATTTATAAGCAGCTAATAGCTAATGAAGAGTGAAATTGTTCTGTGGCAGATTAAGCAACTTAATGAGCCTATTGAAGTTAAGATAACTGAGTGGAATACAGGAGGGCTTCTCACCAGAATTGAGGTATACGAATTCTTGATTTTGGGGTTCACATGTACTTAGATTTCATACCTCAAGTGtatcttttgtgtttgtttaatttcagGGTTTGAGAGCTTTTATTCCGAAGCAGGAACTGGTGAAGAAAGTGAACAGTTTCACCGAGTTGAAGGAAAACGTAAAGCAAGAGTTTCTTTCTTCCACTGtaacagttttgttttctgcTGAATCGCAGTAGGCTTTTTGGTTTCATGGTTCTgcgttttctcagttttttttttcgtgtttcAGGTGGGTCGTAGACTCTTTGTGCAGATTACGCGGTTGAACGAAGACAAAAACGACTTGATACTGAGTGAAAAAGTAGCCTGGGTTAGTTACACTTTTGTCTTGTCTTTATAAGAAAACCCCAACAAGGAGACTAATGATCTATCGCATAATGATGTCTCAGGAGAAGCTGTACCTTAAAGAAGGAACACTCTTAGAAGGAACAGTTGTCAGAATCTTACCATATGGAGCTCAAGTCAAACTCGGGGATAGTAGCAGAAGGTGAGTTCAATCTATTGCTTTCTTAAATTAGTACTTCTTCTTAGTGATTATAGGTTTTGTATTCATTCCGTTTGCCAATACATGTTTCCACAGTGGACTGCTACACATTTCAAACATAACTCGCAGAAGAATTGGATCGGTAAGCGATGTGCTTCAGGTGGACGAAAGCGTGAAGGTTCTGGTTGTGAAATCTCTATTTCCAGACAAGATTTCTCTCAGGTTAAACCTTGAATAGAAACGCAAATTGCATAACTGACTGGTCCTGAGTAACAACTATAACCATCTTCTTCTATTGTCTGTCTTTTATACAGCATTGCAGATCTTGAAAGCGAACCGGGTTTGCTCATCTCAGACAAAGAGGTATAGCTCAAATCTTTTAATCTATGGACCAAAATTGACCTCTTATAACCCGCCAAAAACGCCATTTCATATCCCTACTATAAACGTTATACCGCGATTTTGTCAATGCAGAAAGTGTTTACAGAGGCTGAAGCGATGGCAAAGAAGTATAGAGAAAAGATGCCTTCAGTGGCTACAAGCCCGATTTCTGATCGTCCTCCAATCACAAGCAGTTTCCCTCAGGGCAAGGATGAAGAAATCTATGCTAACTGGGACTGGTTCAAGTTTGAGAGTCAGTAGTGACATTCACAAATCTTGTTAACATGTTGTACAAtgactttttgtatttgaaattttaggACTATGTATTATTATGAGTAAATGTTTCCTCCTGATAAAGCTTGTTCCTTTAGATGTGTAGTAAATCTATGTAAAGATCAAAACACACACCGAAGCTCActgaaataatataaactttaaCAAGAAGTTGTTTCATTGCTATGGCATTGCAAGGTTCAATCAGTTTTAAGAATCTGACCAAAATTTATTGAAGACATATATGATAAACAATGGCTCAGTGACCAATccggtgaagaagatgaaaatttCAGCTGACCTCAATCGATCATTCGTTAAGCTGTTGAAGCTCAGCTTTGAGCTGTTCGATCTTGAGTCCCATGGATCGCTGTAGAgaagctttctctttctctgttacTTTCCCGAGCAAACCTTCAAACATCTCCAAAACCTCAGTCACGGCGGCTCTCGCGCACTCTGCTTCTTCGTTGAAGTAAACCGTCTCCTTCGAATCCATCGCCATTTCGATCTCCTCACGAGCTTCAGCGAACTTGAGATTGATCTCGTCAACTACCTTGTTCACATCTGGCGGTGAGCCGCCGCCGCCGCTGCTAGAGTCGGTGCTGAAACTCCTCTGATTCTCGAGGAAAGACTTGGAGAATGACGCGTTTGGGATACGGAGAATTCGTGAGCtagtatatgatgatgatggttctGAGAGACTTGATTTCGAATAGTGAGACGGTGATGGACCTGAGACATCGCCGAGTGAGTTTATGGTAACCGGAGAAGAAGATATAATGCTTAGATTCTGAGGGATTCGGAGAGGCTTTCTGGTGAAGAAGTTCCGGAGAGTAATTGCTGAGTGAAGACGCATGGTTAGGTTTCTTCTGATATGAATCCGCCGGTTAGGTTTCTCCGAGTTTCTTGTAGGTCGGCGGCGGAGATAAGTTAGGGGcaatttgagatttttgttcAAAACTACTTCAGGTtgatgaagacgaagagatGTTATGGGCCTAATGGGCTTCATAATTAAGCCCACCATGAGATTTAGAAGTCAGAATAAGACAGGTGATGATGGTCAAAGTCAAACTAATCAACCAAACCACATAAGCACCTGAACCATAAACTGTAAAAGGCTCTCAGTTCTCACTGACCACTCCATTCGCGAACCACTCCATTTCCATTGACTTTTTTACGCAAATCAGACTCCTACATAGACCCCTGAGCTCAAAGACAGTATCATCAACCAACAAATACTTGAGCCTTTTATCCAATGGATCCCACTGTTCCACCATCTCGAACAAAGCCCCTAACAGTTTTCAAGATGGGTTTAGCCTCCGCAAGCATCCGTTTGGCTAGCCTTGCTTCTCGTTCGAAGAGGAAACTTTTTCGTTGGACTGCATGTTATGGCTCTGGGTATGAACCTGTTATACATCTCCAAAACGATAGGactgtgatgatgatgatgaacaatggtggtATTTATGAGCCAAACGAAGGTGAACCGAGCATGCTCTTGAGTGGGGATCAGAGACGAGGACCGTTGTGGCAGAAGAACATTCTCATGGGAGGCAAATGCCAGCTTCCAGATTTCTCCGGTGTTATATTGTATGATGCTGATGGACAAGTTGTTCCTCCGGCCAAGAACTCTCTTCCTTTGCTCACCTGGAAGTAAATAAGAAGAAAGGCTAAAACCTacttattatttgtttgtttgcatcTATTTTCTTGGAATATATAATGTATGGTATATTGCTCTatgattttctataattaaaagatttaagGAAATATGAATTGTGTGAAGCTCTTGCTCAAGACATTCATGAATCATAATATAACATATACACCAAATGGCATTAGCTTTTACATCAGAATCACTGTCACCAAAGTGTAGAATAACTTTGGTGTTGCTTTGAACAGTAATACAGGGGTAAGTCATAAAAGATGTCATGACTTTGGTGTTGCCCAGTCATATTTTAGAAGTATGAGCTCCTTTTAAGATGAACCGACTTTTTCAATTCATGTAATATTCAGGCTTCAATACGCCAATGTAAGATAGGTTGCGGTATTGTTCTGCAAAGTCCATGCCATAGCCCACGGCAAATTCATCTGGACACTGCGCATATTCAAAAGATACAACACATGTTCAACACAAAGCCATAGATTATAGAGACTTAAGTGAGGCTAGTTCCTAACACCAACAAATACTTCTGTCTACCATGGTTTACCCATCCGAATGCATATTTGAACggagagaaacaagaaacagcTTACTTGAAAACCAATGTAGAATTTGCCCTTTCCAACCAACTCAAAATGAACCTTTCTTCTAGATGGCTTGTCTAGTAGAGTGCAAACTGAAACAGATGATGCCTTTTTCGCTTTCAAGTGCTCGATCAAGCAGTTGAGTGTATTGCCGGTATCCACAATGTCCTCAACCTTTAAGAAAACACATAAGCTGGTCAACTAAAGAGGCAGTGAAATTTCCAAGATGAACAATACtatcatcaaatcaaaacatcaaaGTAGTCTACTGTCTAAAATGCTATTCACATCACAATTTGCATATCATCTTTAAATGTTAAAAACTCCATAGATAAGACTTTAATTTCagtaaaagactcaaaaactttttaaaatccatatgAATCAGAACACATAACACATACATAATTGTACATGAAGGGGAAGGAGATTACCAAGACTACATGCTTGTCCGTGAGGTCAAGCTTCAAGTCAAATGAAATCCTGGGAGTTCCACTAGAGACAGTACCAGAGCCATAAGACTCAGCTCTAATGAAATCGATAGCGATAGGCAAGTCGATTCGTCTGACGAGATCGGCCAAGAAGAGGCAAGCACCAGTAGCTACACCGACGAAGACAGGCGATTCCGATTCACCGGGGAAATCAGAAGTAATCTCGGATCCAAGCTGACCCACCCGCTCCGCTATTACTTCGGCACTAAAAAGCACCTTCTCTATGTGCTTCTCTAGcgccatcatcttcttcaccaaaagcTTAGGATTTGGGATTTTAGGGTTAACTGTACAAAACGCGGGAGCTTAACCGAATCCGGTACAAAATAATCTGGAAATTGCCAACATAACAAACCGAACCTATTAAACCAAACCCGGTACTAAATTTTGCCAAATTGGCGCTAGAAAcgaaaattgaaaaattcattttaataaaaacacaaaatcgaAATCCCTAGAGAGAGTCACACGAAGAGACGAAGAACAATGGCGAGTACAGTCTTCATCGCTCTACAATGTTTCGAGTGTTCAACGATGCAGGTTCAAACTCTCtcgtctctttcttcttctctatctctgTTAATTTTGCGTATATTGGTTAGTtactttttagggattttggtttttgggggATTCGTAggtgaagcagaagaagaagagtagcAACAAGTGGGTTTGTGTGATTTGTAATCAGAAACAATCAGTGAAAAAAGTGTTTGCTCAGGGTTTTAAGGCTAAGGATCTTCGTTTCTTCGTCCAATCGTTTAATATGTCTCGCAAAGTTAGCGATGAGGAGGCACTTGGTATTGTAGATTCTGAGGTTGATGTTAAAGTAGAGGTTGATGATGAGGAGGTTTTAGATGTTCGTGAGAAGAAGCGATCTGATTGGAGTGAGTATCTCGATTGTGATTCGTCAAATGGTTGCTCAAGATTaactggagaagaagaagaagacggtgaGTCTAAAACGATGgaatcagtttttttaattggatatattttgtatatagtGAAATTGATTTAGAGATTTTGTTGTAGATGTGAAGATTGTGACTGAGATGCCCAAAGACATGTTCAAAAGGCCAAAGCTGAACAAATACTCTAGTCCTGGTGGTTCATCATCAGTGACAGGAGgtgggaagaagagagatggtTATGGCCTTTTCAAGCCTCCCTTACCTAGACGTAGCGTCAAAAAGCCAGATTTTTGTTCAGGTAAGAGGGATTCAGGTAAAGCCGCTACGAATGTTGTGTAGTGTGTGTATTCGGACACTGTTCTGGTAGAAAGCatgaatggtttttttttattaactaagaGATGCTCTCAATAAGTATACCTTTGAATGTGTTGTAGATGGGGTTATGATGAGGAAGGAGGACAAAGAACAGAGAAAGCTAGAGTCAGAATCAGAAAGAGTTATTAAGCCAGCTTCAAAATGGGACGCCTACTTGATCGATGGCGAAGGTGAACACCAGGCACCTAGCTTTAGTTTGAGTAAAGCCACTACGAATGTTGTGAAATGTGTGATATTTTCAGTTAGTGTACCTTTTGAATGTGTTGCAGATGCAGTAAGGATGAGGAAGGAGGACATAGAACAGGAAAATCTAGAGTCAGAGAGAGTTACTAAGCCGGTTTCAAAATGGGACGCCTACTTGATCGATGACGAAGGAGAACACCAGGCACCACCACGATTTGGTGGAAAGAAGGGATTGAAGGATGATGATGTAGAAGAATGGGACAAAGCAGTAATGGAGATGAGTACGGAATGCCAGATAGTAGACGAGGAGGTACATCCAGATTTCATGTGATCAGAGGTATTAATTACTATGTTTTTAACCAGGCTGCAGATTATTAGATGATGCAATATGTAAAGAGATTCTGAAAGATGCAAAAGAGTTTAACTCATTAAAGTAGACTccaaacaaaactagaaaaagGTACTGTCTTAATGCTAAGAGTAAagaactcaaaacaaacctatcAAAGAGAAGTtgcaaaggagagaaagaaaaaaaaaactagttaagGAGTTCCTAAAAGGTTTTAAAGCAACTGTCTAAAAAAGCCAAATGAATATTGTCTTGAGTAAACAGTGAGTTCACTCGGTTGAGGAGAGAGCAAACTGGTCATCCACTGATGACCCAGCTGGTGGTGGATTTGCAGAGAGCCTGAGAACAGCCAGAGCCTCGGAGACTTTGGCCTTAAGAGCTTCAGGTGACTCAAGAAGGTGCAAGATCTCTGCTTGATCCATCTCCAGCAACATACCAGTAACTTTAGCTGCATGAACTGGCTCATGCTGCTCCACAAGTGGGTAAAGATTCTCCCCAAGCATCTGTCAACAATTCACATTGCAATAATATAAGTTAAAAAATCTATTTCTAATGCAATGGCCAGAatgagataaagagaaagatataTAGGGGACAAACCTGTGGGTGATCGTCGGGGCTAGCCGAAGCCAATTCAGATGTCAGCTTAGAGATGGGGATGATAGATGGCTTGTGCGGGTGTTGAGGAGCATTGTGAGAGATTGCAGATGCATTCAATGGCAAAGGGATTATGCCTTGAGGAGCAGATGCTTCCATCCCGTTCCTCCTGTTGACAGCGCCTCCCATGTATCTCATTCCCGGGCTTGGGGTTTGCTGCAGCATCTAACATttcaaagataaataaataacaaaacccAACCAAATTCAAGTTCGTATGATtgtttttaagataaaaaaCGAGCTACAATTCATATAAGAACTTATGATAAAACTTTACTTGTTGTTGCTGGAAGTGCTGCTGCATGTTACCAGGAGGACCACGCCTGAACCCAGCATGGGGACCAGGCTGAGTTTGCCTTTGAAAAGGGAAAGGCATCATGAAGTTGGCCTGGCCTGCACCTGGACGCACCCCAGCCATGAACTGAAGGTTGTACCCATACCCCATAGGCTGTGACGGCACCAGACCTTGACCGTTCTGTCCTATGAACACTGGATGGTGTGGTCCCGACATTGGCCCTCCTGGAGGGTGATGATGGAAACCAGGCATTGGTGATGGAATTGGCGACATGGTCCCAGGTGATCTGATGTGAGTAAACAGACTctgaaacaagagaagaaggtATATAAAGAGTTTGAAAATCAGTGTCATCACAAGGGTGCAATCTACAATCTATAGATCATAGAGAGAGGGCTAATTAAGAACCTGAAGGTGCGCACGTCTCTCTTCCTTGCGCTGAGCCAATGCAATGTAAAGAGGTTTCCTTCCAATCATCTTCCCATTCATTTC from Camelina sativa cultivar DH55 chromosome 9, Cs, whole genome shotgun sequence encodes:
- the LOC104712741 gene encoding uncharacterized protein LOC104712741; its protein translation is MMALEKHIEKVLFSAEVIAERVGQLGSEITSDFPGESESPVFVGVATGACLFLADLVRRIDLPIAIDFIRAESYGSGTVSSGTPRISFDLKLDLTDKHVVLVEDIVDTGNTLNCLIEHLKAKKASSVSVCTLLDKPSRRKVHFELVGKGKFYIGFQCPDEFAVGYGMDFAEQYRNLSYIGVLKPEYYMN
- the LOC104712739 gene encoding uncharacterized protein LOC104712739 isoform X1, with the protein product MQTLLSQPCKSLLPILTASSSIRSSGGDVRECINFKASEKASQFRFCETLIPFRFRSFAICRDFAVRGAYGIRFCSRDGVENGGIVAEEEEELELLNKPSPVSKSENEKENGKADDDEILKPFLKFFKPEEGEGDESEEVSEEEEETGRVSVEYYEPKQGDFVVGVVVSGNENKLDVSIGADMLGTMLTKEILPLYDKELDYLLCDLKYDAEEFLVNGKMGIVKDGDDDGGVEIAEFAKQGRPVVEIGTFVFAEVLGRTLSGRPLLSSRRYFRRIAWHRVRQIKQLNEPIEVKITEWNTGGLLTRIEGLRAFIPKQELVKKVNSFTELKENVKQEFLSSTVGRRLFVQITRLNEDKNDLILSEKVAWEKLYLKEGTLLEGTVVRILPYGAQVKLGDSSRSGLLHISNITRRRIGSVSDVLQVDESVKVLVVKSLFPDKISLSIADLESEPGLLISDKEKVFTEAEAMAKKYREKMPSVATSPISDRPPITSSFPQGKDEEIYANWDWFKFESQ
- the LOC104712738 gene encoding uncharacterized protein LOC104712738; protein product: MRLHSAITLRNFFTRKPLRIPQNLSIISSSPVTINSLGDVSGPSPSHYSKSSLSEPSSSYTSSRILRIPNASFSKSFLENQRSFSTDSSSGGGGSPPDVNKVVDEINLKFAEAREEIEMAMDSKETVYFNEEAECARAAVTEVLEMFEGLLGKVTEKEKASLQRSMGLKIEQLKAELQQLNE
- the LOC104712740 gene encoding uncharacterized protein LOC104712740, which encodes MDPTVPPSRTKPLTVFKMGLASASIRLASLASRSKRKLFRWTACYGSGYEPVIHLQNDRTVMMMMNNGGIYEPNEGEPSMLLSGDQRRGPLWQKNILMGGKCQLPDFSGVILYDADGQVVPPAKNSLPLLTWK
- the LOC104712739 gene encoding uncharacterized protein LOC104712739 isoform X2, yielding MQTLLSQPCKSLLPILTASSSIRSSGGDVRECINFKASEKASQFRFCETLIPFRFRSFAICRDFAVRGAYGIRFCSRDGVENGGIVAEEEEELELLNKPSPVSKSENEKENGKADDDEILKPFLKFFKPEEGEGDESEEVSEEEEETGRVSVEYYEPKQGDFVVGVVVSGNENKLDVSIGADMLGTMLTKEILPLYDKELDYLLCDLKYDAEEFLVNGKMGIVKDGDDDGGVEIAEFAKQGRPVVEIGTFVFAEVLGRTLSGRPLLSSRRYFRRIAWHRVRQIKQLNEPIEVKITEWNTGGLLTRIEGLRAFIPKQELVKKVNSFTELKENVGRRLFVQITRLNEDKNDLILSEKVAWEKLYLKEGTLLEGTVVRILPYGAQVKLGDSSRSGLLHISNITRRRIGSVSDVLQVDESVKVLVVKSLFPDKISLSIADLESEPGLLISDKEKVFTEAEAMAKKYREKMPSVATSPISDRPPITSSFPQGKDEEIYANWDWFKFESQ